The region CGGCCTTCTCGGTGTTGCCCGAGACGgcctccgcagcctccgccacGCCCTTCTTCAACTCGTCGGCCACCCCCTTCACGCCGTCGATGGCCTTGTCGGTGGCATCCGCAGCGTCGTTGTACGCCTGTCCCATGCACGCATACATCTCGGTCAGCATATCCCATGGAACGATTGATTAACCAGCAGCGTAGGTAAAACAATCGGCATGAAGTCATGATCGAACGGTACCGCTCGCGACACACGTACCGGAGTCGCCCTTGGAGCGTTCTGCAGGCAGAGACGGCCACCGCTCACGGTGCGCGGGCGAGCGGCGAGGAAGCAAGGCCGGGGAAGGGCCTTGCCTGCCGGGGTGCCGGTGAGCGCGGCCGTGGCCGAGGCTCCGAGCAGCACGGAAGAAGAAGCCATTGGTCGATAGAAAAACTGCTGATGGATGGGTGGGTAGGGTAGGTTGTGTGAGCTTCACTTGCTGTACGATGGGAGGACGAGAGGTGCATCGTCTCTTTTATAGGCTGGACGCGGAGGGGCGAAGGATGAGGTGGGCGGTGACACGTCGGGGGCCGATCGCTGCGGCGCATGGCGACAATCGACGGTCGACAAGGTTCTGTGGTGCAGCCGTGCGCGGAGAGTTGTCGACAAGGTTATGTGGTAATGTACGGTCGAATTTCCTTaccaataaaagaaaagaaatgggTATCTGCTGCACCCATGCTTGCTACTACTAGCTGCTTACCCCACCCGCCTCTCACGGGAACACACGTATACCTACATGACCTGTTTGGGGCGGATCGAAGAAACAAATCCTACTGTCCACGTTTGAAGGTTACGTACAATCAAGGTTTTGTCAGGAGCTCTTTTAAGATGCTTCGACTTATGATAACAGAAGATATGTGATACCGGCCGTCGATTAATCAAGGGTAAGTTTAGCCATATTTATATCCTATCTGTAGAAAGTATTAAATTGGAAAGTGATTGAATGAACAATAATGACATCACCGATACATGGTCGAGAGCATGGTTAATAGCATAGCCGgccgctggctatatgatgttgacgCGTCATCTATAATTACGCTTATAGCTGGCAAGTATAATAGTTAGATATAAAAATGTAGTACTCcctcgtaaactaatataaaagcatttagatcattaaaatagtaatctaaatgcttttatattagtttacgaagaGAGTATGACTTTGTTGATACATGACTCACTCACACTCTCAAAAAGCCTCTAGGGCACATGCTACAACTGGTTGTTAATTTGTAATATGCTTCTATTCTCTTTTCTCTCCTATCACCTTCAACTCAGCAAAAATATAATATTGAAAGTTTTACATCCCGCTTACATCACTTATTATACTTGCTCTCAAGGAGCGCCTTCAAAAGATATCATGCTATGATGGAGAGAGAAGGGGCCTCTCCCAATGTATCGTCTTTTAACATGTTATATCATAACTAGCCCAATCAATTTAGGGGTTGTATCTAAATTTAATGATTTGGGTCACATGCATACATGTGATTCGGCTAGTAAATTTATTTGCCTATGGCTACGTGCAAGGGTTGGATGttagctaggccatccctctaagcTACAACATCCCTCTCTTTTCATTAACTACTAAGTCACATCAGCAAAATACCTATAAAACAGTGCTAAGATATCTGCATTGGTAGGGTTATATTTTAAACAGACCTCATTATTAGGATTCGACATGGCCAACTGTCACGACCCTTCACTAATGATGGTTCCATGTTACAAATGAATATTTGTTTAATTATAGCATgctaattgatgtctactacacaacctttttttgtagacgttgttgggcctgcaagtgcacaggtttgtaggacagtagcaaatttccctcaagtggatgacctaaggtttatcaatccgtaggaggcgtaggatgaagatggtctctctcaaacaaccctgcaaccaaataacaaagagtctcttgtgtccccaacacacccaatacaatggtaaattgtataggtgcactagttcggcgaagagatggtgatacaagtgcaatatggatggtagataaaggtatttgtaatctgaatattataaaaacagcaaggtaacaagtggtaaaagtgagcgtaaacggtattgcaatgataggaaacaaagcctagggttcatactttcactagtgcaagttctctcaacaataataacatagatagatcatataacaatccctcaacatgcaacaaagagtcactccaaaaacactaatagctgagaacaaacgaagagattatggtagggtacgaaaccacctcaaagttattctttcggatcaatctactcaaaagttcgtactagaataacaccttaagacacaaatcaaccaaaaccctaatgtcacctagatactccattgtcacctcaagtatccgtgggcatgattatacgatatgcatcacacaatctcaggttcatctattcaaccaacacaaagtactttaaagagtgccccaaagtttctacctgagagtcaagaacgtgtgccaacccctatgcataggttcatgggcggaacccgcaagttggtcaccaaaacatacatcaagaggcacatgatatcccattgtcaccacagataagtacggcaggacatacatcaagtgttctcataaaagactcaatccgataagataacttcaaagggaaaactcaattcatcagaagagagtagagggggagaaacatcataagatccaactataatagcaaagctcgggatacatcaagatcgtgccatagagggaacacgagagaaagagagagagagagagagagagagagagagagagagagatcaaacacatagctactggtacataccctcagccccgagggtgaactactccctcctcatcatggatagcgccgggatgatgaagatggccaccggtgaaggatcccccctccggcagggtgccgggaagggctcctgagaggtttttggtggctacagaggcttgcggcggcggaactcccgatctatcttgatattccatggttttagggtacgtaggcttatataggcgaaagaagtcggtcgtgggtgctcgaggggtccacgagacaaggggccgcgccctatagggggggcacgcccccctatctcctgggctcctcgaggatcttctgacttgatctccaagcctctaggatgatattcttccaaaaaatcacgatgccgaaggtttcattccgtttggactccgtttgatattccttttcttcgaaatactgaaacaagcaataataaaacagcaatatgggctgggcctccggttaataggttagtcccaaaagtaatataaaaatgtataataaagctcataatcattcaaaacagataataatatagcatgaatgcttcataaattatagatacgttggagacgtatcactaatgcATCAATAGTCACAAACTAATTTAATCCTAATAGTCTGAACCCTCACTTCATCTGATAAGATGAACACTATGGAAGAGGTTGCTCCCGAGCTGTCCGATCAAAAAGCTGCCTTGTTAATCCAACGAGAGAGATATAAGCTGCATGTTTTACCATGCGTGCCCCCCAGCTTCCTTCACCATCAATCTCACATGTAACGTCGGCTGAACAACCTGCCTACACTATCCGTGTTTCGTTGGCACTGCCAGCACAACCCCACCCCAGCCGAGTTGTCGCATATTCATGTCGTTGATGTCCGCAACCATCCCTCTAAAGTTTATAAACCCTCTCACCATCTTCGGTGCAACCCACTTCCACCCCTGCATGCGCGCCGCACCCCTCACATGTATTGTCAACCTTCTGCCCCGTCTTCGCCAAGGATGTCGGGTTGTCCTGGTATCTAAGACTACCTTGGATCAGCCTTGCCAGGGACTCCGCAGCCAACCACGTCGTACATGTCTCGACCTTGATGCAGCAcctcgccttcttcttccttcttcgatGAAATCAGCTGGAGCAAATTGGGATTTCGTACATCTTAGGCAAACaacaaaaagaaatggaaaaacgtgAAATTGTAATTGCACCAAAATATGCATTTGTAATgaataaaaaacaaaataaaaaagtgATACGAGAAAGTGACTGAAACTTTCTATAAAGTGACTGAAACACCATTACATAAAAGCAAGCATGGACCCACATCGATCGTGATAGTTCCCGAAGCAGAGGAATAAACAGATGCACTTAAGCGAATAGGAGGCGGTTGAGTTTGCTCGTCTCGTTGCAAGCCAGACTAtgtgttcctctctctctctctctctctctctctctctctctctNNNNNNNNNNNNNNNNNNNNNNNNNNNNNNNNNNNNNNNNNNNNNNNNNNNNNNNNNNNNNNNNNNNNNNNNNNNNNNNNNNNNNNNNNNNNNNNNNNNNNNNNNNNNNNNNNNNNNNNNNNNNNNNNNNNNNNNNNNNNNNNNNNNNNNNNNNNNNNNNNNNNNNNNNNNNNNNNNNNNNNNNNNNNNNNNNNNNNNNNNNNNNNNNNNNNNNNNNNNNNNNNNNNNNNNNNNTCTCTCTGTTTGAAGGCAGGAAGATGGGGGATCCCTGGATTTTTGTTTTTGGTGTGTAGGAAGTGATTTAGGGATTTATTTGGCAGTCTTATGGTGGCAAAGACCATGCTCTGGAGATTCTTGTGTTGTAGCTCCTTCCCTACCACATGACGTTCCTCTAGACAATGTGAGTGAGATGGCAGCCTCATGTCCTTGATGATTCATCGTACCGTTGAGTTTAGGCTTTGGTCGTCGGAATCGTCGCTGAGAAGGTGGTGACAATGTGCTTCCCTTTTGGTTCTTCGTGTCCACCTCCTACCTGGTCAGTGGTCGACCATTTTGGCGATTTTGTGAGGGCTTGTGTCTCCTAATTTGTATATTAGGATCTACGTAGTTTTGCGGCAGCCGGTGTCATCTGATCTAGTGGTGTCTTATTCCCCGAGTCATTCGTCCTTCTATATTGATGTTGACATTGTTTCATGTCATTGTTCACTTCCCAATTGCATGTGTGAACAGGACTCATTCTGACGATGGCACATACCTCCAACCATGAAAACAATCATCATGCCATCAGTGCAAATCGGAGAAGAAGGAGGAATCCCCTAGGATCGAGATGCAATTTATATTTCTATTAGTTTTTCTATGTGATGTTGGATCTAATGTTTTAGCATTTCCATAATGAAAAAATGAAGGTGTGGTAATACACTATAAGATTCTAGCTTCATAAGAATACGATTCCACATAACATTATGCGTGTGAAATTCTTTTTCTCTCAAGAATATTGTCACTCCCTGATACAAAAAATAACTTTGGAGATGGTGTCACATTCCGTCTTTGGATCTATTTTCACATTATGTCTAGAGTCAACCAATGTAAATATGTAATACTGGAGATGGTTGTAGTCGGTTTTACTACTCAGAACACATATGAATTGGTTTTGCTCCTCATACTGTCTAAAATACTTAAGTATTCGAGCATTGCTATTTTGAAGAACAAATAGTGGTTGCTTTGCTTGCAACTTAAGACTGATTTCAATTAAATATTATCTATTACAACTCATATACCATCATAAGCAAATTTAAATTCCATTTCTATTATTACTTTGATATCTCAGGAAGCCCTTCAAGACTGAAGTAGGCAAGAAGCCCTTTGGGGCTGAAGTAAACAAAGTAGAATGCGAACAACTTTACATGCTTGgtttatgtgaaatttatgataCTTGGTGTAGTGGTGGTCTCACAGGCTAAATCAATAGGATTTAGTAAATCCTATTCTTTTGGTCGCATAGGGTACACCAACCTAGGACTAGACCAATTTAGGTGTTTCTCCAATCACTAGTTACTAATGTGGGGCTTTCTCTCTGCTTTCACTTTTCGGGAGCCGAGTTGAAAAGATAAAGTTACCTAAAGAAAATTTGGCTCAGGAGGAACATGTCAAATAAGCTGGCAAACAAATTGTGATAATCTTCAGAGGACCCACTTTTCTTTTGTAAATAAAATATTACCCATGGTATGGAGAAAACAATCAATAGTGAGGAACTCCACTTTTACCATCACTAGCTAATTGACCGTGTGTTGCAATGAGGCCATACATATTCTAGTGGTTCAATATCAATTGTGGCCGACATATACGTCACACCCGCAATATTCCAGattttggtaagatttgatttTATTTGAGTATGAGTAAGCCAATGAAATTTTGGTTTAGTGAAGGTTTGGCTAAGATTTTTATTTAATTTGCATATGGATATAGTAAGTCAAGGAAAGTTTTGATTTAGTTAAAAATTTgataaaaaatatttatttttattcaaTTAATGCAGGATATGGTTTTTGCTAAGATTTGACAGAGTTAATGAAGAACATGGTTTGCAATATGACATGAAAAAAACACCAAATCTATTATATAATTATAACAATAGGCAAACAAGCCATTATGTTCGTCCACATATGCTAATATTATTTACACCGTTTGATCAAAATAATAACGGTCAAGATTTAACGGTTTTTATGTAACATAAAAACATGTACATATGGTGCAAAATATAGACCTGCCACGGTCCTTGGTCACCTGTATGTGCATATGCAGAACATAAGGTACACGGACAAGCAGTTTTGCTATAAAAAAAATACTATGAAACAAAGGAAAGGTCCATATTAGGAATCTAACATATATTTCCGTGAAAGAGACAGCTATGTAGTACAATTAGCGTAGAAAAGACCTTCAGCGGTACAAATTCTACTTATTATCCGCAAAGGAAAAAAAAGTCAAATCCTGAGCCGTGGGAAATAGGAAGGTCAAATCCTACTACCCGCAAAGGAAAAAAAGTCAAATCCTGAGCCGTGGGAAATAGGAAAAGTAAAATCCTACCATATGAGCTGGACAAGGTAACGACTAACGAGTCCCTGGATCGACCGTGCGTGCATAGTGCATAGGTGGGCTTCCAGCTTCCAAAGCAATAAGCCAAGCCCGTGATCTTCTGATGCTTCAGGTGATCTTGCGGGTGTCCGGTGCACCGACGGTGAGGTTGCCGTAGCCGGACAAGATCACAACGATGTGGCCGCTAACTCGCTGTGGCGGCGGGGTAAGCAGGTCGAGTCTAGAAGCCAGCGCAATCAAGCTCTTCGGCGGAGATCAACAgaagcgcgcgcgcacacacacacgcatacagcTGGGTGTGATTAATTAGGTGCGTTGATAGATCTATTTGTTTTAAAAGATTAGCCTAATTAATTCTTCAAGGATAGATGTATATGGTTGCTGTGTTCCGTTCACGACGAAAGCTTTTTCTCCATTTAAATTGAATCTGAGAAACCTCCTAGGGAGCCGTGTCCTCTGTGTCTTGCTACAATCATAAGGCTTGGGTTCGTCAAACTTGCGAAGTTTATTGAAGATTCAAAGAACATGTATAAAAGCATCCCGGGGAGCAACGTCCTCTCGCTGGCCAAACATGTAAAGTGCAGGGAAGATTCAAAGTACAGGTAGATTACTTTGTGTTGCCTACGGTCGTAAAGTTTTTCTTTTGTGCATATGGATAGATTTCTACCGGCTGTGTGATGACATGTATATGTTGTAAATTGAACTATTTATAATATTTTTGCAATACTGCAATTTGGTTTGGATGCTACCTTTGCTTAGTGTTATTGCTAAATAATAATTGTCTTTTGTGGCATATAAGGACTGAACGATGTCATGCCAACGCCGCAGCACAGGCTTCACCTCCCTCGACGCGTTCGTACGTACGGCCAGGTATATAGAGGTAACTAATTTTATTCTCTCAATTGGATGAAGGTGCCATATTTGTGTGATTTAGTCACAAGCAGTTCATGCATGCTCTTTATTGATATTGGATAGAGCTAAGAGCATTTCTTTCAGCTATTTATTTTATGCGCCTTCTTCTGCAAGTTGAGTTCTGAAATAAATAGTAAGTTCATCCCATCATGTTTCCTCTCAATAGGAGTGCTGAGGGATTATAAGCTAATGTATGTCAGGTATACTCCATATTATAATTAGTtagcttttgagaacatggataccaaagcattcaaggattttccgatattatatgtggatgctaaGCTATGAGGAGAACCTTATTAGCTCATGCATAATCCATCATTTTTTGATGCAATctgttcatgacttgtacatgactCAAGCAAATCAGATATTAGGGCAATGACTGCCCTAATTGTTTAGGAAGAGTACTCTGATATAAAGGAAG is a window of Triticum dicoccoides isolate Atlit2015 ecotype Zavitan chromosome 2B, WEW_v2.0, whole genome shotgun sequence DNA encoding:
- the LOC119368215 gene encoding protein EaeB-like, whose translation is MASSSVLLGASATAALTGTPAGKALPRPCFLAARPRTVSGGRLCLQNAPRATPAYNDAADATDKAIDGVKGVADELKKGVAEAAEAVSGNTEKAAEEAGKGASEVDAKAKDFGEQAKKATEEAWDGAKDAAQGITDKVAAAAKKEAS